The following are from one region of the Hymenobacter radiodurans genome:
- a CDS encoding TolC family protein: MLKRRLYQCLSAAGLALTIAACKTPELVVKNESRQVPASYNNSVQDSTSTAKVRWQDFFTDPSLKALIDTALQNNQELNITLQEIEISRNEIRARQGEYLPFVGLGAKAGVDKVGRYTLQGATEESVDIKPERRTPDPLTDFQVGAFATWEVDIWHKLRNAKKAAVSRYLASVEGRNFMVTNLIAEIATSYYELLALDNQLAIVKQNIEIQSNALEIVRLQKEAARVTELAVRRFEAQVHNTRSIQYALQQRITEAENRLNFLAGRYPRPISRNDEAFNDAVPQAIRVGLPSQLLSNRPDVRQAEQNLVAAKLDVQVARANFYPSLGISGAIGVAAFRPGLLVSTPESMLFSLAGDVAAPLINRNGIKAAYSNANAQQTQAVYNYERTLLNAYIEVANQLSNISNLEKGYDEKAKQVQALNESSNISNSLFRSARADYSEVLFTQREALESKFDLIETRMQQLNAKVNVYRALGGGWN, translated from the coding sequence ATGCTTAAGAGACGCCTTTATCAATGCTTGAGCGCCGCCGGCTTGGCGCTTACTATTGCCGCTTGTAAAACGCCGGAGCTAGTAGTCAAGAATGAAAGCCGTCAGGTTCCGGCCAGCTACAACAATTCCGTGCAGGACAGCACCAGCACGGCCAAAGTCCGGTGGCAGGATTTCTTTACCGACCCAAGCTTAAAAGCGCTGATTGACACGGCCCTGCAAAACAATCAGGAGCTAAACATCACGTTGCAGGAGATTGAGATTTCCCGCAATGAAATTCGCGCCCGACAAGGGGAGTATTTGCCCTTTGTGGGCTTAGGTGCCAAGGCTGGGGTCGATAAAGTGGGGCGGTACACGCTTCAGGGGGCAACGGAGGAAAGCGTCGATATCAAGCCGGAAAGGCGGACACCCGATCCACTAACAGATTTTCAAGTGGGCGCTTTTGCTACCTGGGAAGTGGATATCTGGCACAAGTTGCGCAACGCGAAGAAAGCGGCCGTGAGCCGATACCTGGCTTCCGTGGAGGGGCGAAACTTCATGGTGACAAACCTGATTGCGGAAATTGCCACCTCGTATTACGAACTGCTGGCGCTTGATAATCAATTGGCCATCGTGAAGCAGAATATTGAGATTCAAAGCAATGCTCTGGAGATCGTACGCCTGCAAAAAGAAGCCGCGCGGGTGACCGAATTGGCTGTGCGCCGCTTTGAAGCCCAGGTGCACAACACCCGCAGCATTCAGTATGCTCTCCAGCAGCGCATCACCGAAGCGGAGAATCGGCTCAACTTTCTGGCGGGTCGGTACCCACGGCCTATTTCCCGCAACGATGAGGCTTTCAACGACGCCGTACCGCAAGCCATTCGGGTGGGGCTTCCTTCCCAGTTGCTGAGCAACCGGCCCGATGTCCGGCAGGCCGAACAGAATCTGGTGGCGGCCAAGCTGGATGTGCAGGTGGCCAGGGCCAACTTTTACCCTTCACTGGGTATCTCCGGAGCCATCGGTGTGGCGGCGTTCCGGCCTGGCTTGTTGGTAAGCACCCCCGAATCCATGCTATTCTCGCTGGCTGGTGACGTTGCTGCGCCGCTGATCAACAGAAACGGGATAAAGGCCGCGTATTCCAATGCTAACGCCCAGCAGACCCAGGCCGTCTACAATTACGAACGGACTTTGCTCAATGCCTACATTGAAGTAGCCAACCAGCTCTCCAACATCAGTAACTTGGAGAAGGGATACGATGAGAAAGCAAAGCAAGTACAGGCTCTCAATGAGTCAAGTAATATTTCCAATAGCCTCTTCCGCTCAGCAAGAGCCGACTACTCCGAAGTACTCTTTACCCAGCGGGAGGCACTAGAATCAAAGTTTGACCTCATCGAAACCAGAATGCAGCAGTTGAATGCCAAGGTGAATGTTTATAGAGCCTTGGGTGGCGGCTGGAATTAG